In a single window of the Deinococcus aetherius genome:
- a CDS encoding NUDIX hydrolase: MPSLPQLRELQAIAQAGLTYTRDPYDRQRFERLLALTAELLAETTGQTADEVHEVLRVERGYLTPKVEVRAVVLNVHGEVLLAREREDGRWSLPGGWADPGESPRQMAEREVREETGRTVRAVRLLSVVDKSQHGHPPELWAVYQLNVLCELTGDSPHTENIETLESGWFDPEHLPPLSENRNLPEQVRRAVHLARHPELGVDVD; encoded by the coding sequence ATGCCGTCCCTTCCTCAACTCCGGGAACTCCAAGCCATCGCCCAGGCGGGCCTGACGTACACCCGCGACCCCTACGACCGCCAGCGTTTCGAGCGGCTGCTCGCCCTGACCGCCGAGCTGCTCGCGGAGACCACCGGGCAGACGGCAGACGAGGTTCACGAGGTGTTGCGGGTGGAGCGGGGCTACCTCACCCCCAAGGTGGAGGTGCGCGCGGTGGTGCTTAACGTTCACGGCGAGGTGCTTCTGGCCCGCGAGCGCGAGGACGGGCGCTGGAGCCTGCCGGGCGGGTGGGCCGACCCCGGCGAGAGCCCCCGCCAGATGGCGGAGCGCGAGGTCCGCGAGGAGACGGGGCGCACGGTGCGGGCGGTGCGGCTGCTGAGCGTGGTGGACAAGAGCCAGCACGGGCACCCGCCGGAGCTGTGGGCGGTGTACCAGCTCAACGTGCTGTGTGAACTCACCGGGGACTCTCCTCATACTGAGAACATCGAGACGCTGGAGAGCGGCTGGTTCGACCCCGAGCACCTCCCGCCCCTGAGTGAAAACCGCAACCTCCCGGAGCAGGTGCGCCGGGCCGTCCACCTCGCGCGGCACCCTGAACTCGGCGTGGACGTGGATTGA
- a CDS encoding fumarylacetoacetate hydrolase family protein produces the protein MRLVRIEHGDAPQWGQVEGDTVHLTRGLGGERTGETVPLAGATLLAPAEPTKIVCVGRNYLDHIRELGNDTGDVPKEPGIFLKGPNALAEPGGTVAYPDWTRNFHFEGELALVIGQRARDLKPDEALSAVLGYTCGLDLTARDLQKTDLQWFRAKAADRFCPLGPWIETDLDPTDLRVQTRVNGEPRQDGRTSHMIFDVVQILTYVTRFVTLEPGDVVLTGTPEGVGPLERGDTVEVEVEGVGTLVTHIGGGEHGVSGSGPVHTGG, from the coding sequence ATGCGTCTTGTCAGGATCGAGCATGGGGATGCCCCGCAGTGGGGCCAGGTCGAGGGGGACACCGTTCACCTCACGCGCGGCTTGGGCGGAGAGCGGACGGGGGAGACCGTGCCGCTGGCGGGAGCCACCCTCCTCGCCCCCGCCGAGCCCACCAAGATCGTGTGTGTGGGCCGTAACTACCTCGACCACATCCGCGAGCTGGGGAACGACACGGGGGACGTCCCCAAGGAGCCGGGCATCTTCCTCAAGGGGCCGAACGCCCTCGCCGAGCCGGGTGGCACGGTCGCCTACCCCGACTGGACGCGGAATTTCCACTTCGAGGGCGAGCTTGCCCTGGTGATCGGGCAGCGGGCCCGGGACCTCAAGCCCGACGAGGCCCTGTCCGCCGTCCTGGGCTACACCTGTGGGCTCGACCTCACCGCCCGCGACCTCCAGAAGACCGACCTGCAGTGGTTTCGCGCCAAGGCCGCCGACCGCTTCTGCCCGCTGGGCCCGTGGATCGAGACGGACCTCGACCCCACCGACCTGCGGGTGCAGACCCGGGTAAACGGCGAGCCCCGCCAGGACGGCCGCACCAGCCACATGATCTTCGACGTGGTGCAGATTCTGACCTACGTGACCCGCTTCGTCACCCTGGAACCCGGCGACGTGGTGCTTACCGGCACGCCCGAGGGGGTGGGCCCCCTGGAACGGGGGGACACCGTGGAGGTCGAGGTGGAGGGGGTGGGGACGCTTGTCACCCACATCGGCGGCGGGGAGCATGGCGTTTCCGGCTCCGGGCCCGTCCACACCGGGGGCTGA
- a CDS encoding S41 family peptidase codes for MPTRRRACALALLTALTAGASPATDLFDAATRTVQTRYYGWSTVDRQQLGVKYGAVLAEKCAPQGDACDYATGRAVLGDLFKELGDDHTNIRDAEGAERIAEVTYNRAVNRTGVRVARVKGGLLVTSVMPDSPAERADVRRFDLITQVNGEAAGKDVADANLPVGPNEFVRLERAGSPLRVSVRRAGGADRDLTLPTEKLLARDAPTLAWAGPEGKTAVIQYPTFLSSDSSELFLARVAEAQARGARAIVVDVRYNGGGSLGECVAAASTFGPVLYKTRWQGGAYTYGGLRGEEVLPFLARAARPDWSLWHGPLAVLVGPNTASCAEVFTHYARQAGAIVVGEKTRGVGNSGVVFQPMPDGGVLAVTVLRAYSDGDQPLPAFITPDVAAPTDIGVLTAQGRDTTLEAALTALSALATRTRTRG; via the coding sequence GTGCCCACACGCCGCCGCGCCTGTGCCCTCGCGCTCCTGACCGCTCTCACGGCGGGAGCGAGCCCCGCCACCGACCTGTTCGACGCTGCCACCCGCACCGTGCAGACCCGCTACTACGGCTGGTCCACCGTGGACCGCCAGCAACTCGGGGTGAAGTACGGGGCCGTCCTTGCCGAGAAGTGCGCTCCCCAGGGCGACGCCTGCGACTACGCCACGGGCCGGGCGGTGCTCGGCGACCTCTTCAAGGAACTCGGCGACGACCACACCAACATCCGCGACGCGGAGGGGGCCGAGCGCATCGCGGAGGTCACCTACAACCGCGCGGTGAACCGCACGGGCGTGCGCGTGGCGCGGGTTAAGGGTGGCCTCCTCGTCACCTCGGTCATGCCGGACAGCCCCGCCGAGCGGGCGGACGTGCGCCGGTTCGACCTCATCACCCAGGTGAACGGCGAGGCGGCCGGGAAGGACGTGGCAGACGCGAACCTTCCGGTCGGCCCCAACGAGTTCGTGCGGCTGGAGCGGGCGGGCTCGCCCCTGCGGGTGAGCGTGCGCCGGGCGGGGGGCGCCGACCGTGACCTCACGCTCCCCACCGAGAAGTTGCTCGCCCGCGACGCGCCCACCCTCGCCTGGGCCGGTCCCGAGGGCAAGACGGCCGTGATCCAGTACCCCACCTTCCTGTCCTCGGACTCCTCCGAACTCTTCCTCGCCCGCGTGGCCGAGGCGCAGGCGCGCGGCGCGCGGGCCATCGTCGTCGACGTGCGGTACAACGGCGGCGGCAGCCTGGGCGAGTGCGTGGCCGCCGCGAGCACCTTCGGCCCGGTGCTGTACAAGACCCGCTGGCAGGGCGGTGCCTACACCTACGGCGGCCTGCGCGGCGAGGAGGTCCTGCCCTTCCTCGCCCGCGCCGCCCGGCCCGACTGGAGCCTGTGGCACGGGCCGCTGGCCGTCCTCGTCGGGCCGAACACCGCCTCGTGCGCGGAGGTCTTCACCCACTACGCCCGGCAGGCGGGGGCCATCGTGGTCGGCGAGAAGACGCGCGGGGTGGGCAACAGCGGCGTGGTCTTCCAGCCCATGCCCGACGGGGGCGTGCTCGCCGTGACGGTCCTGCGGGCCTACAGCGACGGGGACCAGCCGCTCCCCGCCTTCATCACGCCCGACGTGGCCGCGCCCACCGACATCGGGGTCCTCACCGCCCAGGGCCGGGACACCACCCTGGAGGCGGCCCTGACCGCCCTGAGCGCCCTGGCGACGCGGACACGGACGCGGGGCTGA
- a CDS encoding ATP-dependent Clp protease ATP-binding subunit, translated as MNRYDDRARLVFHYAREEGNRLGHAMVGPEHLLLGLMREGGTAATILSEFGASLDGLRRRVEEIIGRGEGSRLNDAPSITPRARRVMELASAEARSLGAQVTSTEHILLGIIREGDGVAFRILQELTKDVDTIRWRVLAQGEGHGSGKPAKPVATPFLDEYGRDLTKQAREGKLDPVIGRSEEIRRVTQILTRRTKNNPVLIGDPGVGKTAIVEGLALAIFEKRTPPNLHDVRLVSLDLSGVVAGTKYRGEFEERLRQIIEELRNAKVMAFIDELHTLVGAGGAEGTLDAANILKPALSRGEIQVIGATTTGEYHRYIEKDAALERRFQPVIVLEPSPAETLQILRGLRHRYEEHHGVQIPDQALELAVRIGERSLPGRNFPDKAIDLIDEAASRVRLNMSVGLPITENEDGEPIVAREDIESVINSMGGVYSEESAAQLSDLEDQLTDQVYGQPEAIKALSSALRRARVGLGGRTRVSASFLFVGPSGVGKTHLARALSRTLFGSERSLIRVDMSEFQESHSISKLIGSPPGYVGYEQGGRLTEAVRRQPFSVILLDEIEKAHPDIYNTFLQVLDDGRLTDGLGRTVDFRRTIIIMTSNTGFNVNPTVGFSPVTPDNNTPLRHIFTPEFLDRLDDVIRFRPLGEDELVRVAQQLLGEMREELASRELTVTFDPAIAAWLVSKLKSRSPKHAVGSSRQLRTLVREEIEDPLALELIGNAGEELRVVLNQDGIQFERGTTAPPQILA; from the coding sequence ATGAACCGATACGATGACCGCGCCCGCCTCGTGTTCCACTACGCCCGTGAGGAAGGCAACCGCCTCGGGCACGCGATGGTCGGCCCCGAACACCTCCTCCTCGGCCTGATGCGCGAGGGCGGCACCGCCGCCACCATCCTCAGCGAGTTCGGCGCCTCCCTGGACGGCCTGCGCCGCCGCGTCGAGGAGATCATCGGCCGGGGCGAGGGCAGCCGCCTCAACGACGCTCCCAGCATCACTCCCCGCGCCCGCCGCGTGATGGAACTCGCCTCCGCCGAGGCCCGTTCCCTGGGCGCCCAGGTCACTTCCACCGAGCACATTCTCCTCGGCATCATCCGCGAGGGGGACGGGGTGGCCTTCCGCATCCTCCAGGAACTCACCAAGGACGTGGACACGATCCGCTGGCGGGTCCTCGCGCAGGGTGAGGGCCACGGGAGCGGCAAGCCCGCCAAGCCCGTCGCCACGCCCTTCCTCGACGAGTACGGCCGCGACCTGACCAAGCAGGCCCGCGAGGGCAAGCTCGACCCGGTGATCGGGCGAAGCGAGGAAATCCGCCGCGTCACCCAGATCCTCACCCGCCGCACCAAGAACAACCCGGTGCTGATCGGTGACCCCGGCGTGGGCAAGACCGCCATCGTGGAGGGGCTCGCGCTCGCCATCTTCGAGAAGCGCACGCCCCCCAACCTGCACGACGTTCGGCTCGTCAGCCTCGACCTCTCGGGCGTCGTCGCGGGTACGAAGTACCGGGGCGAGTTCGAGGAGCGGCTGCGCCAGATCATCGAGGAACTGCGCAACGCGAAGGTCATGGCCTTTATCGACGAGCTGCACACCCTCGTCGGCGCGGGCGGCGCGGAGGGGACCCTCGACGCCGCGAATATCCTCAAGCCCGCCCTCAGCAGGGGCGAGATTCAGGTCATCGGCGCCACCACGACCGGCGAGTACCACCGCTACATCGAGAAGGACGCCGCCCTGGAGCGCCGCTTCCAGCCGGTGATCGTGCTGGAGCCCAGCCCCGCCGAGACCCTGCAAATCCTGCGGGGTCTGCGCCACCGCTACGAGGAGCACCACGGGGTCCAGATTCCCGATCAGGCGCTCGAACTGGCCGTCCGCATCGGTGAGCGCAGCCTGCCGGGCCGCAACTTCCCCGACAAGGCCATCGACCTGATCGACGAGGCGGCGAGCCGCGTCCGGCTGAACATGAGCGTCGGCCTGCCCATCACCGAGAACGAGGACGGCGAGCCCATCGTGGCGCGTGAGGACATCGAGAGCGTGATCAACTCGATGGGCGGCGTGTACTCGGAAGAGTCGGCGGCGCAGCTCAGCGACCTCGAAGACCAGCTCACCGATCAGGTGTACGGCCAGCCCGAGGCGATCAAGGCGCTCTCCAGCGCCCTGCGCCGCGCCCGCGTCGGTCTGGGTGGACGCACCCGCGTCTCGGCCAGCTTCCTCTTCGTGGGGCCCAGCGGCGTGGGCAAGACGCACCTCGCCCGGGCGCTCTCGCGCACCCTCTTCGGCTCCGAGCGGTCGCTGATCCGGGTGGACATGAGCGAGTTCCAGGAGTCGCACTCGATCTCGAAACTCATCGGGTCCCCTCCCGGGTACGTGGGCTACGAGCAGGGCGGGCGCCTGACCGAGGCCGTGCGCCGCCAGCCCTTCTCGGTGATCCTCCTCGACGAGATCGAGAAGGCGCACCCGGACATCTACAACACCTTCCTCCAGGTGCTCGACGACGGGCGGCTGACCGACGGGCTGGGCCGGACGGTGGACTTCCGCCGCACGATCATCATCATGACGAGCAACACCGGCTTCAACGTCAACCCGACGGTGGGCTTCTCGCCCGTGACGCCCGACAACAACACGCCGCTGCGGCACATCTTCACGCCCGAATTCCTCGACCGCCTCGACGACGTGATCCGCTTCCGCCCCCTCGGCGAGGACGAACTCGTGAGGGTGGCCCAGCAGCTCCTCGGCGAGATGCGGGAAGAACTCGCCAGCCGCGAGCTGACGGTGACCTTCGACCCCGCCATCGCCGCGTGGCTGGTGAGCAAGCTCAAGTCCCGCAGCCCAAAGCACGCGGTGGGATCGAGCCGTCAGCTCCGCACCCTGGTGCGCGAGGAGATCGAGGACCCGCTGGCGCTGGAACTCATCGGCAACGCGGGCGAGGAACTGCGCGTGGTGCTGAATCAGGACGGCATCCAGTTCGAGCGCGGGACGACGGCGCCGCCGCAGATACTGGCGTGA
- a CDS encoding DUF2087 domain-containing protein has product MTKSIAAFQDEYGRITGWPSDRRRAHQLAILDHLTGLFEPGRRYPEAEVQALLRDHSTMEDVGILLTELVDGDYLATSGGTYWRADARPVSSAESNG; this is encoded by the coding sequence ATGACCAAGAGCATCGCCGCCTTTCAGGACGAATACGGCCGCATCACCGGCTGGCCTTCCGACCGCCGCCGAGCGCACCAGTTGGCGATCCTCGACCACCTGACGGGCCTGTTCGAGCCGGGTCGGCGCTACCCGGAGGCCGAGGTCCAGGCCCTGTTGCGGGATCACAGCACGATGGAGGACGTGGGCATTCTTCTGACCGAACTCGTGGACGGCGACTACCTGGCAACGAGCGGGGGCACCTATTGGCGAGCGGACGCCCGTCCCGTGAGCTCGGCGGAGTCGAATGGCTAA
- the radA gene encoding DNA repair protein RadA, with protein MAKVTTRYVCTSCGYQSAKPLGRCPNCQVWNSFEEEVPAAAVGKGRTGGLGGYGGVTGGKLTPLSTVGRREEPRLPSGIPELDRVLGGGLVAGGVTLIGGEPGIGKSTLLLQVADRLATGGQTVLYVAGEESLEQIRLRADRLGVKGDIHLTRDTRAEHVAALMAEHKPALCIVDSIQTVTVEGDGTPGGVAQVREGTALLTRAAKETGTATVLVGHVTKEGTVAGPKVMEHIVDTTVFLETVGAFRLLRSVKNRFGQAGELGVFEMRGEGLVAVENPSAAFLAERPVGVPGSVVAATIDGQRPMLLEVQALAAKTPYPNPRRVVVGLDPRRVDVVLAVLERRLDLTLGGLDVYVNLAGGLKVADPGLDLAVALAVYSAVVGRALPGNVAVFGEVGLAGEVRSTQGSLRRAEEARRAGYRDLIVPPGLEGREGVRSVEEAVGLVWKGVG; from the coding sequence ATGGCTAAGGTCACCACCCGCTACGTCTGCACGAGCTGCGGCTACCAGTCCGCCAAGCCCCTTGGACGCTGCCCGAATTGCCAGGTGTGGAACTCCTTCGAGGAGGAGGTGCCCGCTGCCGCCGTCGGCAAGGGCCGGACGGGCGGCCTGGGGGGGTACGGCGGCGTCACGGGCGGCAAGCTCACCCCCCTCTCGACCGTCGGGCGCCGCGAGGAACCCCGCCTCCCCAGCGGCATTCCCGAACTCGACCGGGTGCTCGGCGGCGGGCTGGTCGCGGGCGGCGTCACCTTGATCGGCGGCGAGCCCGGCATCGGCAAGAGCACGCTGCTCCTCCAGGTGGCGGACCGGCTCGCCACCGGGGGCCAGACCGTCCTCTACGTCGCGGGCGAGGAGTCGCTGGAGCAGATTCGCCTGCGCGCCGACCGACTGGGCGTCAAGGGCGACATCCACCTCACCCGGGACACCCGCGCCGAGCACGTCGCCGCCCTGATGGCCGAGCACAAACCGGCCCTGTGTATCGTCGATTCGATCCAGACGGTGACCGTGGAGGGGGACGGCACTCCCGGCGGCGTCGCCCAGGTGCGCGAGGGGACGGCCCTGCTGACCCGCGCCGCCAAGGAGACGGGCACCGCGACCGTCCTCGTCGGCCACGTCACCAAGGAGGGCACGGTCGCCGGGCCGAAGGTGATGGAGCACATCGTGGACACGACGGTTTTCCTGGAGACGGTGGGCGCCTTCCGCCTGCTCAGAAGCGTGAAGAACCGCTTCGGTCAGGCCGGGGAACTCGGCGTCTTCGAGATGCGCGGCGAGGGCCTCGTCGCCGTCGAGAACCCGTCGGCGGCCTTCCTCGCCGAGCGGCCCGTGGGGGTGCCGGGTTCGGTCGTCGCCGCGACCATCGACGGACAGCGGCCCATGCTGCTCGAAGTGCAGGCGCTCGCGGCCAAGACGCCCTATCCCAACCCGCGCCGGGTAGTCGTCGGCCTCGATCCCCGCCGGGTTGATGTCGTCCTCGCCGTGCTGGAGCGCCGCCTCGACCTGACCCTCGGCGGCCTCGACGTGTACGTGAACCTGGCGGGCGGCCTGAAGGTCGCCGACCCCGGCCTCGACCTCGCGGTTGCCCTGGCCGTGTACTCGGCGGTCGTGGGCCGCGCCCTCCCCGGCAACGTCGCCGTCTTCGGGGAGGTCGGCCTGGCGGGCGAGGTGCGCTCGACCCAGGGTTCCCTACGCCGCGCCGAGGAGGCCAGACGTGCCGGATATCGCGACCTGATCGTCCCCCCCGGCTTGGAGGGCCGCGAGGGCGTTCGCAGCGTGGAGGAGGCGGTCGGGCTGGTGTGGAAGGGGGTGGGCTGA